A section of the Castanea sativa cultivar Marrone di Chiusa Pesio chromosome 12, ASM4071231v1 genome encodes:
- the LOC142621062 gene encoding uncharacterized protein LOC142621062 has protein sequence MAQAAGSPPSPPPQDNVDAERRLREAEDRLREAIEELQRRQRKAGAAAAARSSPHHNQPQHCPPCCDHAAYEPSCVANAIGNLCQTFLLSYGVRVGIGILLRAFKLARRQSYSSLLDLKQLVSEKDLIVREEACRIGLFFGGFTGSYQALRCLLRKLRKKETPFNAILAGSIAGLSILALDDSNRRRTLALYLLARLAQCAYNSAKSKDKFHFWGSHWRHGDSLLFAIACAQVMYSFVMRPESLPKSYQDFIQKTGPVARPVYKAVRDSCRGFPVDVASLSAYLSGRRNPNYVKLEEFPAIIPCSVIHPDTNSCLTHNANATSATFRKTFPLYFSLTFVPFVVLHLQKFMDAPARTCWLALKGAVRSTTFLSAFVGIFQGVICLHRKVASKDHKLVYWIAGGMAALSVLLEKKARRSELALYVLPRAGDSLWYILVNRHLLPDIKNAEVFLFCICMGGIMYYLEHEPDTMAPFLRGLIRRFLASRISSPGLSSNRNASSPYLQTLDAIKKPKLQDNGQAEASSLQKYNLESIQGL, from the exons ATGGCACAAGCAGCAGGGTCTCCACCATCGCCGCCACCGCAAGACAACGTCGACGCCGAGCGCCGCCTCCGGGAAGCCGAGGACCGTCTTCGCGAAGCCATAGAGGAGCTCCAGCGCCGCCAGCGCAAGGCCGGTGCCGCCGCCGCCGCCCGCTCCTCTCCCCACCACAACCAGCCACAGCATTGCCCGCCCTGCTGCGACCACGCCGCCTACGAACCGTCGTGCGTTGCCAACGCCATCGGCAACCTCTGCCAAACCTTCCTCCTCTCCTACGGCGTCCGCGTCGGCATCGGCATCCTCCTCCGCGCTTTCAAGCTCGCTCGCCGCCAATCCTACTCTTCCCTCCTCGATCTCAAG CAACTTGTGTCAGAGAAAGATCTGATAGTAAGAGAGGAAGCCTGTCGAATCGGATTGTTTTTCGGTGGCTTTACAGGATCTTATCAAGCTCTTAGATGtttgttgagaaaattgagaaagaaagagacgCCATTCAATGC CATTTTAGCAGGTTCAATTGCTGGTTTGTCAATTTTAGCCCTAGATGATTCTAATCGGAGGCGCACActtgctttatatcttttggcTAGGCTAGCCCAG TGTGCTTATAATTCTGCAAAGTCGAAGGACAAGTTTCACTTTTGGGGAAGCCATTGGAGGCATGGAGATTCTTTACTCTTTGCTATTGCATGTGCACAG GTTATGTATTCATTTGTAATGCGTCCTGAGAGCTTGCCAAAATCATATCAAGACTTCATTCAGAAGACTGGGCCAGTAGCACGGCCTGTATACAAGGCTGTAAGAGACAGCTGTAGAGGTTTCCCAGTTGATGTGGCCTCACTCTCTGCTTACTTATCCGGCAGAAGGAATCCCAACTATGTAAAGTTGGAAGAATTTCCCGCCATTATTCCTTGCTCTGTTATTCATCCAGACACGAATTCATGTTTGACTCACAATGCAAATGCAACATCAGCTACATTCAGGAAAACATTTCCACTCTACTTCTCTTTGACCTTTGTACCATTTGTTGTTTTGCACCTGCAAAAG TTCATGGATGCCCCTGCTCGTACCTGCTGGCTTGCTCTTAAGGGGGCTGTTCGCTCCACAACATTTCTGTCAGCTTTTGTTGGAATTTTTCAG GGAGTGATATGCTTGCATAGAAAAGTTGCATCAAAAGACCACAAGCTTGTATATTGGATCGCAGGCGGTATGGCAGCCCTTTCTGTATTATTGGAGAAAAAAGCTAGGCGCAGTGAACTTGCCTTGTATGTTCTTCCACGAGCAGGAGATTCACTGTGGTATATTTTAGTGAACCGCCACCTCCTTCCAGATATTAAGAATGCAGAG gtgtttttattttgtatttgtatgGGAGGAATCATGTACTACTTGGAACACGAACCAGACACGATGGCTCCATTCCTCAGGGGCTTGATTCGCCGCTTCCTTGCCAGCAGAATTAGCAGTCCTGGCCTTTCATCAAATCGTAATGCTTCCTCCCCATATTTGCAAACTCTTGATGCCATAAAGAAACCAAAATTGCAAGATAATGGGCAGGCTGAAGCTTCGTCTTTGCAAAAATACAATCTTGAATCAATACAAGGGCTATAA